A window of Acinetobacter sp. TR3 contains these coding sequences:
- a CDS encoding DUF2147 domain-containing protein, whose product MYTKLITFFFLFSLSHLTFAQDIIGTWQSVDDLTGAPKGQVEITQEADGTYIGKITKITPRTGYIPKEFCTGCPTPYTNKPILGLTVITKLKHKKDLSYSGGKILDPNSGRIYSLAAKVSNNGQRLHLRGYVGVSVLGRSQIWIRVNN is encoded by the coding sequence ATGTACACAAAACTAATTACGTTTTTCTTCTTATTTAGTCTTAGCCATTTGACTTTTGCACAGGATATTATAGGTACTTGGCAAAGTGTTGATGATCTAACTGGAGCACCCAAAGGGCAAGTTGAAATCACCCAAGAAGCCGATGGAACATATATTGGTAAAATCACTAAAATCACGCCACGCACAGGTTATATACCAAAAGAATTTTGTACGGGCTGCCCAACTCCTTACACCAACAAACCTATCCTCGGTTTGACTGTTATCACCAAGTTAAAGCATAAAAAAGACTTATCTTATTCTGGTGGCAAAATCTTAGATCCAAACAGTGGTCGTATTTATAGTCTTGCAGCAAAAGTAAGTAATAATGGACAGCGTTTACACTTACGAGGATATGTAGGCGTATCAGTATTAGGTCGTAGTCAAATTTGGATTCGTGTGAATAACTAA